Proteins encoded by one window of Candidatus Hydrogenedentota bacterium:
- the rpiB gene encoding ribose 5-phosphate isomerase B, translated as MRIAIGSDHAGYEDPPPHYKPAIAAHLQSRGYELIDCGTDGPDSVDYPDYADKVCKVVLAGDADLGVLICGTGIGICMAANRHRGIRGAPVATEDMARLSRSHNNSNVICLGRRILSLDECINLLDIWLDTPYSHHPRHQRRIEKMD; from the coding sequence ATGCGAATTGCCATAGGGAGCGATCACGCGGGGTACGAAGACCCGCCCCCACACTATAAGCCGGCGATTGCGGCGCATTTGCAGTCGCGCGGATACGAACTTATCGACTGCGGAACGGACGGACCTGATTCGGTAGACTATCCCGACTACGCGGACAAAGTCTGCAAGGTTGTGCTCGCCGGAGACGCCGACCTCGGCGTGCTCATTTGCGGCACGGGCATCGGCATCTGCATGGCCGCGAACCGGCACAGGGGCATCCGTGGCGCGCCGGTGGCGACCGAGGACATGGCGCGCCTGAGCCGCTCGCACAACAACTCGAACGTCATCTGTCTGGGCCGCCGCATCCTGTCGCTGGACGAATGCATCAACCTGCTCGATATCTGGCTGGACACGCCGTACAGCCACCATCCGCGCCACCAAAGGCGCATCGAGAAGATGGATTAG